The proteins below are encoded in one region of Pseudomonas sp. SCB32:
- a CDS encoding TonB-dependent receptor — MFKRSTLSLAIVLSLGGLASQSAVADDSDTRQNNDSSAAPTLGKVVVTAQKREESVQDVPAPITVLSGEKIRDASLQSANEVTRYTPNASAGTTDGHGRPRWWIRGLGTGDQGANTVSPIGIYVDDVYIANISATGFPLFDQERVEVLRGPQGTLWGKNTTGGAINFISRKPTFSPEGYFKVDMGNYANRIVEGAVSDALVDDKLAGRLSFHHQGRDGYTENINDNDDQGALEDDAVRLQFAARVNDNLDANLNLHARHYHDTASYNTVSYGTRPDGTNQFGYSIDPKLGKANFNAKYQAEIDQLGSNLNLVWQLGDLELTSITAFEHFTRDGWTDSDNTPLELQRSYGYADSQQYSQEFRLASPRTDRLNWVLGFHYFNEDLQAENASAALTNPYIPRYYNNVSYDQQTESYAIFGSTTYNFTDDFSLTAGLRWTRETKDIDLLRLQNRGPAVFGNGDWWKQDNVLSQLVANASQDESNTWSDYSWDLTPEYRISNNARAYFRYARGFRSGGYNTGVTSQATVATVDPEYLTSYELGLKSEWLDGRLNANASLFYYDYEDIQLNIVTAVNNQTVSRLANGAQGEAYGAEFELEAIPLQNLHVNFGLGLLHTEFTDYTSGPNDYSGNSFVRAPNVSAVLGADYRIPLNVGGAVILGTDWDTRSRQYFFSNDQSANMRSGGYTLGNARVTYELPGETTRVTAYVNNLTDKEYRNHTLPGGYQTAGLMFGDPRTFGVSVTTDF; from the coding sequence ATGTTCAAACGCAGTACCCTTTCCCTCGCCATCGTCCTGAGTCTGGGGGGACTCGCCAGCCAGAGCGCCGTGGCGGACGACAGCGATACCCGGCAGAACAACGACAGCAGCGCCGCGCCGACCCTGGGCAAGGTGGTGGTCACCGCGCAGAAGCGCGAGGAGTCGGTGCAGGACGTGCCGGCGCCGATCACCGTGCTCAGCGGCGAGAAGATCCGCGACGCCTCCCTGCAATCGGCCAACGAAGTGACCCGCTACACGCCCAACGCCTCGGCGGGCACCACCGACGGCCACGGCCGCCCGCGCTGGTGGATTCGCGGCCTGGGCACCGGCGATCAGGGCGCCAACACCGTCAGCCCGATCGGCATCTATGTCGACGACGTCTACATCGCCAACATCAGTGCCACGGGCTTCCCGCTGTTCGACCAGGAGCGCGTGGAAGTGCTGCGCGGCCCGCAGGGCACCCTGTGGGGCAAGAACACCACGGGCGGCGCGATCAACTTCATCTCGCGCAAGCCGACCTTCAGCCCCGAGGGCTACTTCAAGGTCGACATGGGCAACTACGCCAACCGCATCGTCGAAGGCGCGGTGAGCGACGCGCTGGTGGACGACAAGCTGGCCGGCCGCCTGTCCTTCCATCACCAGGGCCGTGACGGCTACACCGAGAACATCAACGACAACGACGACCAGGGCGCGCTGGAAGATGACGCCGTGCGCCTGCAGTTCGCCGCGCGGGTCAACGACAACCTCGACGCCAACCTCAACCTGCACGCCCGCCACTACCACGACACCGCCAGCTACAACACCGTCAGCTACGGCACCCGCCCGGACGGCACCAACCAGTTTGGCTATTCCATCGACCCGAAACTGGGCAAGGCCAACTTCAACGCCAAGTACCAGGCCGAGATCGACCAACTGGGCAGCAACCTCAACCTGGTCTGGCAACTGGGCGACCTGGAGCTGACCTCCATCACCGCCTTCGAACACTTCACCCGCGACGGCTGGACCGACAGCGACAACACCCCGCTGGAGCTGCAGCGCAGCTACGGCTATGCCGACAGCCAGCAGTATTCCCAGGAGTTTCGCCTGGCCTCGCCGCGCACCGACCGGCTGAACTGGGTGCTGGGCTTCCACTACTTCAACGAGGACCTGCAGGCGGAAAACGCCAGCGCAGCGCTGACCAACCCGTACATCCCGCGCTACTACAACAACGTCAGCTACGACCAGCAGACCGAGAGCTACGCCATCTTCGGCAGCACCACCTACAACTTCACCGACGACTTCAGCCTCACCGCCGGCCTGCGCTGGACCCGCGAAACCAAGGACATCGACCTGCTGCGCCTGCAGAACCGCGGCCCCGCGGTGTTCGGCAACGGCGACTGGTGGAAGCAGGACAACGTCCTCTCGCAACTGGTCGCCAACGCCAGCCAGGACGAGAGCAACACCTGGAGCGACTACAGCTGGGACCTGACCCCGGAGTACCGCATCTCCAACAACGCCCGCGCCTACTTCCGCTATGCCCGCGGCTTCCGCTCCGGCGGCTACAACACCGGCGTGACCAGCCAGGCCACCGTCGCCACGGTGGACCCGGAATACCTCACCTCCTACGAGCTGGGCCTGAAGTCGGAATGGCTGGACGGCCGCCTGAACGCCAACGCCAGCCTGTTCTATTACGACTACGAGGACATCCAGCTCAACATCGTCACCGCGGTGAACAACCAGACCGTCTCGCGCCTGGCCAACGGCGCCCAGGGCGAGGCCTACGGCGCAGAGTTCGAGCTCGAAGCCATTCCGTTGCAGAACCTCCACGTCAATTTCGGCCTGGGCCTGCTGCACACCGAGTTCACTGACTACACCTCCGGCCCCAACGACTACTCCGGCAACAGTTTCGTTCGCGCGCCCAACGTCTCGGCGGTGCTCGGCGCCGACTACCGCATTCCGCTGAACGTCGGCGGCGCGGTGATCCTCGGCACCGACTGGGACACCCGCAGCCGCCAGTACTTCTTCAGCAACGACCAGAGCGCCAACATGCGCAGCGGCGGCTACACCCTGGGCAACGCGCGGGTGACCTACGAACTGCCGGGCGAAACCACCCGCGTCACCGCCTACGTGAACAACCTGACCGACAAGGAATACCGCAACCACACCCTGCCGGGCGGCTACCAGACTGCCGGCCTGATGTTCGGCGACCCGCGCACCTTCGGCGTCTCGGTCACCACCGACTTCTGA
- a CDS encoding metallophosphoesterase, translating to MNTLLPERPLQRFARNLRGRDFVVGDVHGHFELLERLLKRVAFDTVADRLFAAGDLVDRGPYSARVLEWLEHPWFASVRGNHEQLVIDSVLAGDDRDLHYRNGGVWLYALPQAERERIARRLQRLPLAIEVEIATGRRIGIIHAEAPISSAFPDWDSGMAALAGELGSAARRNAAAMAMWARTRVEDEDDTQVPGLERLYVGHTAQSRVRRLGNTHYIDTGSGYADGALSLVDLHSGAVEAATAR from the coding sequence ATGAATACCCTCTTGCCGGAACGCCCCCTGCAACGCTTCGCGCGCAACCTGCGTGGCCGTGATTTCGTGGTCGGGGATGTGCATGGCCACTTCGAACTGCTTGAACGCCTGCTGAAGCGGGTGGCGTTCGATACCGTCGCTGACCGTCTGTTCGCCGCGGGTGACCTGGTGGACCGCGGACCCTATTCGGCGCGCGTGCTGGAGTGGCTGGAGCACCCCTGGTTCGCTTCGGTGCGCGGCAACCATGAGCAACTGGTGATCGACTCGGTGCTGGCCGGCGACGACCGCGACCTGCATTACCGCAATGGCGGCGTCTGGCTCTACGCGTTGCCGCAGGCGGAGCGCGAGCGCATCGCCCGGCGCCTGCAACGCCTGCCGCTGGCCATCGAGGTGGAAATCGCGACGGGCCGCCGCATTGGCATCATCCACGCCGAAGCGCCGATCTCGTCGGCCTTCCCGGACTGGGACAGCGGCATGGCGGCGTTGGCCGGAGAGCTGGGCAGCGCCGCCCGACGCAACGCGGCGGCAATGGCGATGTGGGCGCGCACCCGTGTCGAGGATGAGGACGATACGCAAGTGCCTGGCCTTGAGCGTCTGTATGTCGGCCATACGGCGCAGAGCCGGGTGCGCCGACTGGGTAACACGCACTACATCGACACCGGTAGCGGCTACGCCGACGGTGCCCTGAGCCTGGTGGACCTGCACAGCGGGGCGGTGGAAGCGGCGACCGCGCGCTGA
- a CDS encoding CBS domain-containing protein, whose amino-acid sequence MKNVAQLLNAKADQQVYTIGPDALVIDALRLMADKNLGGLPVVEANQVVGFFSERDYARRLALKGRSSEDTQVRTVMTAPVITVDTHLNIDKCMSIMTERHLRHLPVVENGELLGLLSIGDLVKASIAEQADLIRQLEQYIRGE is encoded by the coding sequence ATGAAGAATGTGGCTCAGCTGTTGAACGCCAAGGCGGACCAGCAGGTTTACACCATTGGCCCGGACGCGCTGGTGATCGATGCATTGCGCCTGATGGCGGACAAGAACCTCGGCGGCTTGCCGGTGGTGGAGGCCAACCAGGTGGTCGGTTTCTTCAGCGAGCGCGACTACGCCCGGCGCCTGGCGCTCAAGGGTCGCAGCTCGGAGGACACGCAGGTCCGCACCGTGATGACCGCGCCGGTGATCACCGTGGACACCCACCTGAACATCGACAAGTGCATGAGCATCATGACCGAACGCCACCTGCGCCACCTGCCGGTGGTGGAGAACGGCGAGCTGCTGGGTCTGCTGTCGATCGGCGACCTGGTAAAGGCGTCCATCGCCGAGCAGGCCGACCTGATCCGCCAGCTGGAGCAATACATCCGCGGCGAGTAA
- a CDS encoding KAP family NTPase — protein MSATNPAMKMPELLVFARSLTAGFVAAEIFRTAFYLGANFAPTLSDTDLWLRFGGILVTLLVCFAYAFKRDAHVAAARMARSLRLDLLFAIGIGIWTNELASPWLDKVHTALRGADPNWAPAIFLLLFAVLLSPLIQQYWPRSQKDVPQLYFIADEEISGEEEDLLASGAQAKSFAETVLASGAHPGLVFGIDGPWGVGKTSFINLAERYWACAEDKAIVCRFEPLRYASEPDLADRLIRDLSAAIQRKVFAPEFRPAASRYSRLIKGKADVSFLGFKLSLEPSQETVDELLDDIDEVLRRIGRRVIIVIDDLDRLDAKTTNNVLFATRQTFKLSQATYVLCYDTEVLVAGHDEGSRAREFLEKFVTVKLNLFVDSSSIRDFLRRDWQRAENQLGSIPSDTMLKLGAVLNELSDILDGSLAANYLPLVGDLRKVKRFVNSMLLMQIERSDLGRTDFSKRDLINLMLLNLNYPGLFRRIYAEETEGRSGVFSIRREYGEQEFKNSTEFTGVMQAHKGAAGFLLGQLFDVMSLELNERHGIDEADLRSRACFNHDGFRNLEAYLKLIVRFATPEPQNTFVLYQKAVERVQKGVPIVSVLTSSEFLLEQGEHSHDQFWRVLVNQSYGLTRAVAEDAINTLVSYLPRYSMIANEDRGLRQRSIYSLLRLLDRAGWGRTDGRRVTNSPENIVEIARRIFGEGEYKGKGLIQRLANSERGVLGWNDLLMFRLNCSADRQGQLHNLHSALILHEDANAATTGVVSNLALMGMRRISQEIFALFRKVYIESGRNFYSEVDDVPFEAFLGDGSSNLGNYILAGQQLEQGSASLGERVSVVRSIVKSFVIYQLSNSLPPNGAGPGCGHYDESGVGDSGGIARLMNKYVFGVCFNPALHPDNALHFLDYCLSKLSSSFFSGLDEEGYFATKAELPGGLDPMEMGRYWGVHQKQIRQRVLLVEERQVVTSGYIATYAGDLEGVFTVLDELAAEAATAQERHEDLPIARLEEDRAGRGEQ, from the coding sequence ATGAGCGCAACCAATCCGGCAATGAAAATGCCCGAGCTGTTAGTATTCGCCAGGTCGCTCACTGCTGGTTTTGTCGCAGCGGAAATTTTCCGCACGGCGTTCTATCTGGGCGCGAACTTCGCTCCGACCTTGTCCGATACAGACCTCTGGTTAAGGTTTGGTGGGATACTGGTCACATTGCTCGTGTGTTTTGCCTACGCATTCAAGCGGGATGCGCATGTCGCAGCTGCACGAATGGCCCGCAGCCTGCGTCTAGACCTGCTATTCGCGATTGGCATCGGTATTTGGACAAACGAGCTGGCCTCGCCTTGGCTGGATAAAGTCCATACAGCACTGAGGGGCGCTGATCCAAATTGGGCGCCTGCAATCTTCCTGCTGCTCTTTGCCGTGCTGCTATCGCCGCTGATTCAACAGTATTGGCCTAGATCTCAAAAAGACGTACCGCAGCTGTACTTCATTGCTGATGAGGAAATCAGCGGCGAGGAAGAGGACCTGTTAGCGAGCGGAGCACAGGCCAAATCGTTCGCGGAGACTGTTCTTGCAAGCGGTGCACACCCGGGACTCGTCTTTGGGATAGATGGGCCGTGGGGGGTTGGCAAAACAAGCTTCATCAATCTCGCTGAACGCTACTGGGCATGCGCGGAAGACAAAGCCATCGTTTGTAGATTTGAGCCTCTTCGATATGCATCAGAACCTGATCTTGCGGATCGCTTGATTCGCGACTTGTCTGCCGCGATTCAACGGAAGGTCTTCGCTCCAGAGTTTCGGCCTGCAGCATCCCGGTACTCCCGGTTAATAAAGGGAAAAGCCGATGTGTCGTTCCTTGGCTTCAAGCTTTCCCTAGAGCCCTCGCAGGAAACTGTTGATGAACTGCTAGATGATATTGACGAGGTACTTAGGCGCATCGGTCGGCGCGTAATAATCGTCATTGACGACCTTGACCGCTTGGATGCGAAGACAACAAACAATGTGCTGTTCGCAACGAGGCAGACGTTCAAGCTTTCACAGGCCACCTATGTCCTTTGCTATGACACGGAGGTCCTTGTTGCAGGCCACGATGAAGGTTCAAGAGCGAGGGAATTCCTAGAAAAATTTGTGACGGTTAAATTGAACTTATTTGTTGACAGCTCCAGTATTCGGGACTTCCTGCGGCGGGACTGGCAGCGTGCGGAGAATCAGTTGGGTTCGATTCCTTCCGATACCATGTTGAAGCTTGGTGCTGTTCTCAATGAGCTGTCGGACATCCTCGACGGGAGCTTAGCTGCAAACTACCTACCCCTGGTGGGGGACCTGCGCAAAGTGAAACGCTTTGTCAATTCCATGCTACTTATGCAAATCGAGCGGAGCGATCTAGGTCGGACGGATTTTAGTAAGCGAGATCTTATCAATCTCATGCTTTTGAATTTGAACTACCCGGGCTTGTTTAGGCGAATCTACGCGGAAGAAACCGAGGGGCGTAGTGGGGTCTTCTCGATTCGACGGGAGTACGGAGAGCAAGAGTTCAAGAACTCGACCGAATTCACGGGGGTCATGCAGGCCCACAAGGGGGCAGCAGGATTCTTGCTGGGGCAACTCTTTGACGTCATGAGCCTTGAGCTCAACGAGCGACACGGCATCGACGAGGCTGATCTTAGATCGCGCGCGTGCTTCAACCATGATGGCTTCAGGAATCTGGAGGCGTATCTCAAGCTCATTGTGCGATTCGCGACGCCCGAACCCCAAAATACATTTGTGCTGTATCAGAAGGCTGTGGAGCGTGTACAGAAGGGGGTGCCTATTGTCTCAGTATTGACGTCGTCTGAGTTTCTCCTGGAGCAAGGGGAGCACTCGCATGATCAGTTCTGGAGGGTGCTGGTAAATCAGTCTTATGGTCTCACTCGTGCGGTCGCCGAAGACGCTATAAATACGCTTGTGAGCTATCTGCCGCGCTATTCGATGATTGCAAATGAAGATCGGGGACTGCGACAAAGGTCGATCTATTCGCTCTTGCGGCTTCTAGATCGTGCTGGGTGGGGAAGAACTGACGGGCGCCGCGTTACGAACTCTCCGGAGAATATTGTAGAGATCGCACGTAGGATATTTGGTGAGGGCGAATATAAGGGTAAGGGACTTATTCAGCGTCTTGCCAATAGCGAGCGTGGCGTACTCGGATGGAATGACCTGTTGATGTTCCGGCTCAACTGCTCCGCAGATCGTCAGGGACAACTGCATAATTTGCATTCAGCCCTCATCCTTCATGAGGACGCAAATGCTGCGACAACCGGGGTGGTCAGTAATCTTGCATTGATGGGCATGCGGAGAATTTCTCAAGAAATATTCGCACTTTTCCGAAAGGTCTACATTGAATCAGGGCGAAATTTTTATTCAGAAGTTGACGATGTTCCATTTGAAGCATTTCTTGGTGACGGCTCCTCTAATTTAGGTAACTACATTTTAGCTGGCCAACAGCTTGAGCAAGGCTCCGCGTCTCTTGGTGAACGCGTTTCTGTGGTGCGCTCGATTGTAAAGTCTTTCGTCATTTATCAACTGAGCAACTCGCTGCCGCCAAATGGGGCTGGGCCGGGCTGTGGGCATTACGACGAGAGTGGAGTGGGCGATAGTGGCGGTATAGCCAGATTGATGAACAAGTACGTATTTGGCGTTTGTTTTAACCCTGCTCTCCATCCTGATAACGCACTCCACTTCCTTGACTACTGTCTGTCGAAACTGAGTAGCTCCTTCTTTTCTGGTCTAGACGAGGAAGGTTACTTTGCCACCAAGGCTGAACTTCCTGGTGGTCTTGATCCGATGGAAATGGGGCGCTATTGGGGGGTACATCAGAAGCAAATCCGCCAACGAGTTCTGCTCGTCGAAGAAAGACAGGTAGTTACGTCCGGCTACATAGCTACATATGCCGGGGATTTGGAAGGTGTTTTCACCGTGCTTGATGAACTAGCTGCCGAGGCTGCAACGGCACAGGAGCGGCACGAGGACCTTCCTATTGCTCGACTTGAGGAGGACAGGGCCGGCAGGGGAGAGCAATAA
- a CDS encoding recombinase family protein, whose amino-acid sequence MNRVFAYGRVSTLEQSTDNQLIALQQKGFDIQPHRWFAEQVSGGVPALQRVEFSKMADRMEAGDMLVVLKLDRLGRDVQDVLATIEAFSARSIHVRSLDLDGVDLTSAAGKLQLTVLAAVAAFERDRIKERTREGLARSTKKAGRPEALDTTKAVQACKAMGMSQSQAMTELGLSLPTIKRHWNK is encoded by the coding sequence ATGAACCGCGTATTTGCATACGGCCGCGTTTCAACTCTGGAGCAGTCCACCGACAACCAGTTGATCGCGCTTCAGCAGAAGGGCTTCGATATTCAGCCGCACCGCTGGTTTGCCGAGCAAGTGTCTGGGGGAGTGCCAGCGCTGCAGCGCGTTGAGTTCTCCAAGATGGCTGATCGCATGGAGGCGGGAGACATGCTCGTAGTACTCAAGCTGGACCGGTTAGGTCGCGATGTTCAAGATGTCCTGGCGACCATCGAGGCCTTTAGCGCTCGATCCATCCATGTGCGGAGCCTCGACCTGGACGGCGTTGACCTGACAAGTGCAGCCGGAAAACTACAACTCACTGTGCTGGCTGCTGTCGCCGCCTTCGAGCGCGACCGGATTAAGGAACGCACCCGAGAAGGTTTGGCGCGCAGCACCAAGAAGGCCGGGCGGCCTGAGGCTCTGGATACCACTAAAGCTGTGCAAGCTTGCAAGGCTATGGGGATGAGCCAGAGTCAGGCAATGACCGAGCTTGGTCTAAGTCTGCCAACCATCAAGCGCCACTGGAACAAGTGA
- a CDS encoding DUF927 domain-containing protein, protein MTAKHPTFAQVKRASLQAIERVLAHWLPGGQRVDSGKEYTAPNPTRADKHAGSLKVNLAKGTWSDFATGDKGGDLIDLVRYLDGGSEVGACNKLADFLGVTAGTASTTTAPANSTAGKPAWKAVIPIPDEAMRKIPKQHGKNGKPSKVWIYRSADGLPVMVLYRFDLGLDDSGAPRKVFAPLTWCQPSGGGASCWRWQGLPEPRPLLRLDELSNRPTAPVVMCEGEKAADAAAELLPSYVATCWPNGTNSWQKADFTPLAGRDVLLWPDNDAPGLKCMDALAEHLRQLGITSVRPVALTVFGQRPGLDGARPSFTPGGEWAEGDDAADALAKGWTAAHLAELERTGELFALTPTTTSVEPQKLRKPRSNSTPAPEEKPKPVPAGFRVTAEGVFYASEDGEARPVCSRLEILARTRDDKGHGWGLLVEFDDPDGASKRLNIPQRCMAGDFGKDVLGPLVDMGLRLAPLRTARNSRNDLQSYLQGYDSSERARLVMRLGWHGDAYLLPDRQIGQSAEHLHFYEAGAQLPPISQAGTLDQWQQQIGSLCVGNHRLAFVVCTALAGPLLHLLGAESGGFHLYGDSSGGKTTHLQVAASVWGGPRLVRSWRSTDNALESIAAAHSDGLLVLDEIGMCDPRIIGETVYMLGNGTGKARANDRGMAGRQVQEWRLLFLSTGEKTLAQHMAEAHKELKAGMEVRMLAVPADASKGLGLFEVLHGFEDAAALSDTLKARVGKFYGTPALAFLSALCEPGKLRGYAAMVRSTVERFTAEALPANASGQAQRAAARFGLAAAAGELATALGVTGWPDGTALTAARVCLSSWLAERGGAGNLEGDEIIRRLRINIERYGEGRFTRWDSVAAKVDEHAPRTTDRLGFRRTVEHSYGDAQYTTTTYYLLPTAWRDEVFKGMNLRNVNRVLVEREILQPSNDGKASQTLALPGIPKARAYVVDAAKLFADEADALAAAA, encoded by the coding sequence ATGACTGCAAAGCATCCGACATTCGCGCAAGTTAAGCGCGCCTCCCTGCAGGCCATCGAGCGTGTTCTGGCTCATTGGCTCCCCGGTGGCCAACGTGTAGACAGCGGCAAGGAATACACTGCCCCCAACCCCACGCGGGCCGACAAACACGCCGGCTCGCTCAAGGTGAACCTGGCCAAGGGCACCTGGAGCGACTTCGCCACAGGCGACAAGGGCGGCGACCTGATCGATCTAGTGCGCTACCTGGACGGCGGCAGCGAAGTAGGCGCCTGCAACAAGCTGGCGGACTTCCTCGGCGTCACGGCCGGTACTGCTAGCACCACCACCGCGCCGGCCAACAGTACGGCCGGCAAGCCGGCCTGGAAGGCCGTGATCCCGATCCCTGATGAGGCTATGCGCAAGATCCCCAAGCAGCACGGGAAGAACGGCAAGCCGTCGAAGGTGTGGATCTACCGGAGCGCCGATGGCTTGCCGGTGATGGTGCTGTATCGTTTCGACCTAGGGCTGGACGACAGCGGCGCGCCGCGCAAAGTGTTCGCCCCGCTCACCTGGTGCCAACCGTCGGGCGGCGGCGCGTCGTGTTGGCGCTGGCAGGGACTGCCCGAACCGCGCCCGCTGCTGCGTCTGGACGAACTTTCAAACCGGCCGACGGCGCCCGTGGTGATGTGCGAGGGTGAGAAGGCCGCCGATGCCGCCGCCGAGCTACTGCCCAGCTACGTTGCCACCTGCTGGCCCAACGGAACCAACTCTTGGCAGAAGGCCGACTTCACCCCGCTGGCGGGACGCGACGTGCTGTTGTGGCCTGACAATGACGCACCAGGCCTCAAATGCATGGATGCCCTGGCCGAGCATCTGCGTCAGCTCGGGATCACCTCAGTCCGCCCGGTGGCGCTGACAGTGTTCGGCCAGCGGCCGGGCCTCGACGGCGCGCGACCGTCCTTTACCCCAGGCGGCGAGTGGGCCGAGGGCGACGACGCCGCCGATGCCCTAGCCAAGGGCTGGACTGCAGCGCACCTGGCCGAGCTGGAACGCACCGGGGAGTTATTCGCTCTTACTCCGACTACAACTTCAGTCGAGCCCCAAAAACTCCGCAAGCCACGCTCCAACAGCACTCCGGCACCAGAAGAAAAGCCCAAGCCGGTACCGGCCGGCTTCCGCGTCACGGCTGAAGGGGTGTTCTATGCCAGCGAGGATGGCGAAGCGCGGCCGGTGTGTTCCCGCCTGGAGATCCTGGCCCGCACCCGCGATGACAAGGGCCATGGTTGGGGGCTGTTGGTGGAGTTCGATGATCCGGACGGAGCCAGCAAGCGGCTGAACATTCCCCAACGCTGCATGGCTGGGGACTTTGGCAAGGATGTTCTGGGGCCGTTGGTTGATATGGGCCTACGCCTGGCACCGCTACGCACCGCCCGCAATTCGCGAAACGACTTGCAGAGCTACCTGCAAGGCTATGACAGCAGCGAGCGTGCTCGCCTAGTCATGCGCCTGGGCTGGCACGGCGATGCCTACCTTCTGCCGGATCGACAGATAGGCCAAAGCGCGGAGCACCTGCACTTCTACGAAGCCGGCGCCCAGCTCCCACCTATTAGCCAGGCAGGCACCCTGGATCAGTGGCAACAGCAAATCGGTTCACTGTGCGTGGGCAATCACCGCCTGGCGTTCGTGGTCTGCACGGCCCTCGCCGGCCCCCTGCTGCATCTGCTGGGTGCTGAGTCGGGCGGCTTCCACCTTTACGGCGACAGCTCGGGCGGCAAGACCACGCACCTGCAGGTCGCTGCCTCGGTTTGGGGAGGGCCGCGCCTGGTGCGTTCCTGGCGTTCTACGGACAACGCATTGGAGAGTATTGCGGCGGCTCATTCGGACGGGCTGCTAGTGCTGGACGAGATCGGTATGTGCGACCCGCGCATCATCGGCGAAACGGTGTACATGCTTGGCAACGGCACCGGCAAAGCCCGCGCCAATGACCGAGGCATGGCTGGCCGCCAGGTACAGGAGTGGCGATTGCTATTCCTCTCCACCGGAGAAAAGACCTTGGCCCAGCACATGGCTGAAGCGCACAAGGAGCTGAAAGCTGGCATGGAAGTACGGATGCTGGCTGTGCCGGCCGACGCCAGCAAGGGCCTTGGGCTGTTCGAGGTACTGCATGGCTTTGAGGATGCAGCCGCGCTGTCCGATACCCTAAAGGCTCGTGTGGGCAAGTTCTACGGTACGCCGGCACTGGCCTTCCTGTCGGCCCTCTGCGAGCCGGGCAAGCTGCGTGGCTATGCCGCCATGGTGCGCAGTACGGTGGAGCGCTTCACCGCCGAGGCATTGCCAGCCAACGCCAGCGGCCAGGCTCAACGCGCCGCCGCTCGATTCGGATTGGCGGCTGCAGCGGGAGAGTTGGCCACAGCACTAGGTGTCACCGGCTGGCCTGATGGCACGGCGCTCACTGCTGCGCGGGTTTGTCTGAGTTCATGGCTGGCCGAGCGTGGGGGTGCGGGCAATCTGGAGGGTGATGAGATCATCCGGCGACTGCGCATTAACATTGAGCGCTACGGCGAAGGCCGCTTCACCCGATGGGACAGTGTAGCGGCGAAGGTTGACGAACATGCCCCACGCACCACGGACCGTCTTGGCTTCCGGCGCACGGTCGAGCACAGCTATGGAGATGCCCAATACACAACTACAACCTACTACTTGCTGCCCACCGCTTGGCGTGACGAGGTGTTCAAGGGCATGAACCTGCGCAACGTAAACCGGGTGTTAGTTGAGCGGGAGATACTGCAGCCAAGCAATGACGGCAAAGCCTCGCAGACTCTCGCCTTGCCTGGCATTCCTAAGGCCCGCGCCTATGTGGTGGATGCCGCCAAGCTGTTTGCTGATGAGGCGGATGCCCTGGCTGCTGCAGCCTGA
- a CDS encoding DUF3077 domain-containing protein yields the protein MSRPPVAKTFAEPFGYGLFSVNPGVDVVDALEQASNILGCMHELTITVSESEAPGKEVFAVQYLNEMAKALIDASVRGLMGKGGSR from the coding sequence ATGAGCCGCCCCCCAGTTGCTAAGACATTTGCCGAGCCCTTTGGATACGGCCTCTTTTCGGTGAACCCTGGCGTGGATGTCGTCGATGCGCTGGAGCAGGCCTCCAACATTTTGGGTTGTATGCACGAGCTGACCATCACCGTTAGTGAGAGCGAGGCGCCAGGAAAGGAGGTGTTCGCCGTCCAATACCTGAATGAGATGGCAAAGGCCCTGATTGACGCATCCGTGCGCGGCCTGATGGGAAAGGGAGGTAGTCGATGA
- a CDS encoding helix-turn-helix transcriptional regulator, whose protein sequence is MAKTKRPQQVASPLPAGPLSVGASKVQPLRPSASPVATPTQLFDPAATLVRMPELLTITGLHRTTVYKRLKDDPTFPRPVPLSDSTARGAPVAWVLAEVQAWVRGRIAARREVAA, encoded by the coding sequence ATGGCCAAGACGAAACGCCCCCAACAAGTCGCCAGCCCTTTACCTGCTGGCCCGCTCTCGGTTGGCGCCAGCAAGGTCCAGCCGCTGCGCCCCAGCGCCAGCCCGGTCGCCACTCCCACCCAACTCTTCGACCCAGCCGCCACGTTGGTGCGCATGCCGGAACTGCTCACTATCACTGGCCTGCACCGTACCACGGTGTACAAGCGTCTGAAGGATGACCCGACCTTTCCCAGGCCAGTGCCGCTGAGCGACAGCACCGCGCGCGGCGCTCCTGTGGCCTGGGTATTGGCAGAGGTGCAGGCCTGGGTACGTGGGCGGATTGCAGCCCGCCGGGAGGTGGCCGCATGA
- a CDS encoding helix-turn-helix domain-containing protein: MQNHVYEALAGLVPADLLTPEQVATALGLSHRTLAAWRSSGRNPLPYLKIGGRVRYRRSDVTAWLESQARTSTAPGMKGVA; this comes from the coding sequence ATGCAGAACCATGTCTATGAAGCGTTGGCAGGGCTTGTTCCTGCTGATCTGCTGACCCCGGAGCAAGTGGCTACAGCCCTTGGGCTCTCTCATCGCACCTTGGCCGCTTGGCGCAGCTCCGGACGCAACCCGCTGCCCTATCTGAAAATTGGAGGCCGGGTACGCTACCGCCGTAGCGACGTAACAGCATGGTTGGAAAGCCAGGCTCGCACCAGCACCGCCCCTGGCATGAAGGGGGTGGCGTAA